A DNA window from Camelina sativa cultivar DH55 chromosome 13, Cs, whole genome shotgun sequence contains the following coding sequences:
- the LOC104737929 gene encoding uncharacterized protein ZK546.14-like, producing MNKERWELIDEEDDVEDADDDDEISLPDVSDDESSEDTPEPEGKARSAELSDDSEEEGEKPRSGVKKAEKSKHVEKKAPKAESERNGKMGDIGGKIVAAASRMSGRSKSKQNGHGKETAKAVKSSKEVSETKNLKQKRPSSSSGAGNAKVKKPRTSLEKIKSSYSGGEDAGDDDDTSDEEAKPKVLKPSKKVPESKNRKQKKPSSSSGAVNAKVKKQRTSSKKSKSNDSDGEEGGEDEDDEAKLLVSLKQSPERKKEKEGGEESSGNETEGEEESA from the exons ATGAATAAGGAGAGGTGGGAgttgattgatgaagaagatgatgttgaagatgctgatgatgatgatgag atcTCCCTACCGGATGTATCTGATGATGAGAGTTCCGAGGATACCCCGGAACC CGAGGGGAAAGCCAGATCTGCTGAGCTGTCTGAtgatagtgaagaagaaggagagaagccAAGAAGTGGTGTGAAGAAAGCTGAAAAGTCGAAACATGTGGAGAAGAAGGCTCCAAAGGCTGAATCTGAGAGAAATGGCAAGATGGGGGATATTGGTGGGAAGATTGTAGCAGCAGCCTCTCGCATGAGTGGACGGTCCAAAAGCAAGCAGAATGGTCATGGAAAAGAGACAGCAAAAGCTGTGAAATCCAGCAAGGAGGTTTCTGAAACAAAGAATCTGAAACAGAAAAGGCCTTCATCTTCATCAGGAGCTGGCAATGCCAAAGTGAAAAAACCGAGGACTTCCTTGGAGAAGATCAAAAGCAGCTACTCTGGTGGTGAGGAtgctggtgatgatgatgatacatctGATGAGGAGGCGAAGCCCAAGGTCTTGAAACCTAGCAAGAAGGTTCCTGAATCAAAGAACCGAAAACAGAAAAAGCCCTCATCTTCATCAGGAGCTGTGAATGCCAAGGTGAAAAAGCAGAGGACTTCTTCGAAGAAGAGTAAGAGCAATGACTCTGATGGTGAGGAAGGgggtgaagatgaagatgatgaggccAAGCTCTTGGTGAGTCTGAAGCAATCTccagagaggaagaaggagaaagagggaggagaagaaagttCGGGAAATGAAaccgaaggagaagaagagtctGCTTAG